AATCATTGGTTTGAGCAGCTTGGAAATTTCCTGCCTGCGTGAACCGGGGAGCAGTGCTACGCACGGCAAAGAGGGATTAAGCCCGGCATGTATGAAAAATGATTTTTTATCAGGGAAAATGGGTTCGGCATCTTTTAAGGGGTGGCCTACAAATTCCGTGTCAAGGCCTCTGCCGAGATAAATATCTTTTTCAAAAGGGAGAATTACAAGCATTTTATCAACGTAACGCGCAATTCTATAAATTCTGCCTTTGCCCCATGCCCACACCTGGGGGCTTATAAAGTACACGACAGGTATACCTGCTTTTTTTGCAGCTTTTGCAAATTTAAGGTTGAATCCCGGATAATCGGTAAGAAGAACAAAATCCGGCTTTCTTGACCGAAGAGTATCTTCCAGTGTTCTAAAGACCTTTTTTATAAAAGGCAGATGTTTTACAACTTCGAGAAATCCGAGGAATGCCATATCATTGACATGGAAAAGAATCTCAACTCCCTGGCCTGCCATGGCATCTCCGCCGATTCCGAAAAACTCAAAATCGCCCTTTGTTTTTAATCGGCTAATGAGTTTTGCCGTGTGCATGTCTCCGGAAGTTTCACCTGCAATAACAAGTGCTGAGATTTTTCCGGAGGTGTTTTTATTCATTAAAACAACTGCCATCTGATGATTAGTATCACTGTAACCAGTATAATTGATTGAAATGTGTTTCTTTCGGATTTTAGTGCAGCAGGGAAATTGGGTTCTTTTGTTGTTAAGCCAATATATGGAGTGAATCTGGGTATCCACCTGTGTACACTGTTTCTGTAATTTTTGTACTCTTCTTTGAATGTCTGCTGCAGATACTCTTCTTCATGAGTAACTATAAATGTATACTGGAAGAAAAATAAACAGAGAAAAATAAGTATCATCCATGGCATCCATGCCCAGGCCATAATTACAAATCCGAGAGCAAGAAAAAAA
This bacterium DNA region includes the following protein-coding sequences:
- the lpxB gene encoding lipid-A-disaccharide synthase, producing MNKNTSGKISALVIAGETSGDMHTAKLISRLKTKGDFEFFGIGGDAMAGQGVEILFHVNDMAFLGFLEVVKHLPFIKKVFRTLEDTLRSRKPDFVLLTDYPGFNLKFAKAAKKAGIPVVYFISPQVWAWGKGRIYRIARYVDKMLVILPFEKDIYLGRGLDTEFVGHPLKDAEPIFPDKKSFFIHAGLNPSLPCVALLPGSRRQEISKLLKPMIEGYKLLKKEHPELQAIIAAAPHQPSDLYTTLKEESISVVYGKTKEALYLCDAAIVASGTATLECAIASTPMVVVYKLSQASYLIGKTLIKLDTIALANIVAGKKIVPELIQHDVNPHKIAKVLSAVLFDKKTRTIMKKELNIVSEKLGHRGASERAAISIMKFLREKGFKTA
- a CDS encoding isoprenylcysteine carboxylmethyltransferase family protein translates to MNLSLFLFKNRSYTPVPLILLALVLARPEWSTIFAGLAVMISGELIRFWGVSYAGSATRTTAKAGGADLITSGPFGYVRNPLYVGNFFLALGFVIMAWAWMPWMILIFLCLFFFQYTFIVTHEEEYLQQTFKEEYKNYRNSVHRWIPRFTPYIGLTTKEPNFPAALKSERNTFQSIILVTVILIIRWQLF